AATTTACTAATAGTATTTCCCCTGCTTATCCTATAACATAACAAAGTATGTTTTAGACCTACTTTAAATACAGCTTCCAGAGTgataacacagagaaaaagaactcaaaaacatTTTTGTGTATGAAATATACActtcatttaataaaattagcAATTCAAATGGTAGATTTCCAGTGTATCAAAATTAGAAGTTGGAAGATATGTATGACACTGGCCCAGTTGTTGTCATAGCAATAATAAGTTGCCATGAGTGAACAGGATGTATGTCTGTACCGTACTATGATATCTTCCTCTTCAAAAATGATGCAAACATGAGACTATagaaactatgaaaaataaactctacaatacacaaatacactatctgttgaattattttttctgCAATGCTTTTTCCTCAGGGAAAATGTTACAGCTTAAAATTGCAAAGATTTTGgaaaatttacaaataagatTGACTTAAAACCATCTTATTCACATTTGTTATGAATTTCTTCTGCACTGTTTTCTACATACCTCAATCAATTGAAATGGACACACTAGATAAATTAGCACCATTCACCTGtgtattttatgaatttattcaatatttttcaCACTTCAAGAAATTTACTTGTTTTGTAATCCTTTTATTTCAGTAATGCCACTCTTGTCTCCACTGAAAAATTTGATTACACTTTCCCGAATCTGCTTGGTCTTGACTCCATAAACAATTGGGTTCATGGTAGCAGGCAGTAGCAGGTAGAGGTTGGCCACTATGATATGGATGTGATGGGGAATAGTGTGTCCTCCAAAACGGTGagtgaagaaattaaaaaaggcAGGCACATAAGTGATCACAATAGCACAGATGTGAGATGTACAGGTGCTAAAGGCTTTGTGACGAGCATCTGCAGAGGACAGGTTCATGACTGCTCTCAATATCATTGTGTATGACACAGTGATACAGAATATGTCAAATGCACAAACCACAAGAGCAACTAAGAGACCATATATTGCATTGACCTTGACATTGCCACAGGATATCTTGGCCACAGACATGTGGTCACAATAGGCATGAGGGATGGTGTTGCCTCGGCAATAAGGCAGGCGCTTGGTGAGGAAAGTGAAAGGGAGGATGAATGCCACACTCCTCAAGAATGTAGCAAGACTAGCCTTGGCAATCACAGGGTTGGTCAGGATGGTCCCATAGCGTAAAGGGtagcagatggccacatagcgatcAAGGGCCATGAGCATTAACATACCAGACTCTGTAGCTGTGAAGGTGTGCACAAAGAACATCTGGGCCAAGCAGGCTTTAAATCCAATCTTCTTGAGGTTGAACCAGAATATACACAGTGTATTGGGTACAGTGGTAGTACACAAGGTTATATCAGTGAAGGAGAGCAGGGTTAGAAAGTAGTACATGGGCCGATGCAGAGCCTCCTCATGGCCGATAAGATACATAAGCCCACAGTTCCCCACAACAGCAATCATGTACATGAAGCAGAATGGCAGAGAGATCCAGACATGTGCATCTTCCAGCCCAGGAATACCATTCAGAACAAAGAATTCTGGGGTCAAGCTGGAGCTGTTGGCTCCAGACATGATGGCCGGCAGGATgagaacattttacattttttaacagTGTCAGTGTTCTGGGACAGAATACAAACCAAAAGTAAGTATAGGATTAGggaaataaatgcaaaagaatatCACTAAGATGATTTCCTTGTGATATCTGAAACTAGAAGTGACTAAACTTCCTTGTAATCATTCTTCTAGCTTCATATCCTATTTGTTAACATCACAAAACATGTGACAATGGCAAGTCACTCAGTCACCCACTCCCCAAAATTATCTGCTTGCACTGAGATTATGATTGCACTGTGCTAACAGTGTTGCTTGGATTTTCCAACAGGACCATTTAAAATATTGTGCTAAGGATTGTGTATAGTGACTATTGAATAAATACCAACATCAATCACTATTTCTGTTGCTACCTGTATTGTTAGATCAATCTCAATTTAGAGCACCTTGTCAGATGAGTTTTCCCTTGACTGACATAAGTcaattaagtaattttttttccatcctgCTCAGATTCCAGACTTATTGTGGTTTTACCAGGGAACTAATAGTGTGAGGTTTTGAAGAATTCATTATAAGAAGGAATTGAAGTTTAACTTTTGAAAGAAATGCTAATTAACATCTTCAAgattgaatatatatttctcattaTCTAGGCAAAACATTGTAATCTATAATGAATTTGAGGGGACATCTCATTTTTAGATCCTTACAATGAGAAGACCAAGCAAGTAGCTGCTAGAATTTCCGTGGGAGAATTGCTCTTTTTGGAACGCTGCCTCAgttgtctcttcttcttccaacACAGCCAGAAGTCAGAGTGCATCCAAGCCACAATACCAGAAGAAAGAGGCCAGGATACACGGAGAAACATGAACTACTGGTCTGAATTGCTGACTTATAAATTAAAACTGATAAACTACCAAAGAAACCGTCACTATGTCCCAAATATCAGTGCTATAAAAAAGGACATTCAATAAATCACAGACAAATTAGTCAGttgtattttccatttcattAGTATATGCATCAGCCTTTCCTTCTAGCTCATCTCCATTCCTGTAGGACTCTTGCAGACTTGCAGAAGTTCTCTTTACCAGGGACCACCAGTGGACACACTAGACACAGGTAGGTGACCTTTATTGTCCTTCCTGTTCTCCATTCAGCTCTCTCTCCACACTTGCCTCGAATCCTGCTGCAGTCTGCCTACCTGATCCTCTGCTCCCAGCCCATTCCCATCCCCTGGAGATCCTGCCTATTGGTGTAGGTCTCCAGTGTCCCTTAGTTCTTTCTCACTGCCACTCTCAGCTTTTCATTCTAGctcatctccattcctttgtgaTTCTCACCAGTTCACAGATCATCTCTGTACTAGGGACTCCTCATCTGCCACACTTATTGGGGACCCAGAGCCActctctaccagggaaatccccACTGCCACACTTGGGTAGGATCCAAAGAGGGCAACAGCTACCTAAGTACAGAACACCCACCCAACCAAATACCACCCAACAAAACCAGATATCTACACCAAGATACACATTACACATCATAACTCCAGATGTCTATGTcccaatgcaaaaacaaaaaagacaatgtGTCTCCCTCCATAAGCCAGAAACCTATGGTAACAGGGTCCAAGAAAAGCAATTTCTCTGAGCATAAGGCAAGGACTTCAAAATAGTAATATGAGAATGTTCAAGGCCCTTTGAGTGGAtatcaataaatgttttaatgaagataatgaaaacacacataattGACTAGAATAATGAAAAAACTTTAGgatatgaaagaagaaagaaatagaaccaccatagaaaaccaaaactgaaGTAAAGCTGGAAATAAAAACTCAAGATATCAAGTCAAAACCTCAGAGATAAGCTTCACCAACAGatggaaaaaaatgtgaaatagaGAATTCAATActtgaagacaagatagaagaGATGGATagttcagtcaaagaaaatgcatATGTAGAATTTCCTGCTTCAAGTTTCAGTGAACTGCAATGATCTTCTATCAGGTGGACTGTTTATAGTACTATAATGTATGCAAAAGAATGGAAAGCAATTTGTTAAGTGTCCATCTCTGAAAATTCAGTAGCAGACTATTTGGTATAAGAATGTCGGAACCAAGAGTCTGAATTAAACCTTATCTCTTAAGTTGATTATGGAAgtatggaagagaaaaatcacaagcTTTCCTTGAATAATGGTAAGGCTCAAAGAGTAATGGCAGCATTATATGCCATGGCTTCTTATGTTGGTTGTAACTGTATGTGAATGTGAGGATCACAGAAAACCTGTCCAAGATTAAGTTTTCAGAATGTATAACTTCCAATTATAAGTTGACAGTCAAACCTAATGAATCTGATGTATTTATAGCAGTGCTCACCTATGCTGCATTGGGCTACTTCACTGTATGTAGCCTTGGTTCTGGACACAATGTGCACACTTTGTACCATGTGAGCCCTCACTCCATTCAATAATAACATTACCCGAGTCATCTTGACTCAGATTCAATAATACTTCTTGTTATGGATTGTAGTGTTCTTAATTGTTCATTTAAGGTCTTTTGGCtttcatagaaaaataatagtttaattacaaaaacaaagatttttttatgttttactgCCATCATTACTCAGCATGCATCAATTTAGTATCtctttgtattgtattgtattataATGTTTGAATTTAAATATTGTTATTTAGATTACTGACTTCAGTTTCATTAAGAAAATCATTAAATGATTTGAACTGAATTTCTATCAGTTTCTAAAATCATCATGAACAACCCATTTCTGTTTTGTGCTACATAGTTTTCTGAAGCAACTTTATCAGTCTTGgcaattataaaaaaaattcatgaacTTCAAAAAACATGCAGAAGATGCTCTATGTCCCacagtaagaaaataaataaccaataTACCTCCTTAGTacaaattttcttttgtctttaataagtggtaaaattatattcatatcatatcatatctagtttaaaataaatttcattctgatttattttaaagtatttggtttgtatttttatttttattttacaatccTGTGAACTTGTGATTATATAAAAACTTCCCAAGAGAAAGGGAGTCAtaaatggaaaatgttttaaaagttctgcTCTGTGCTGTAGACATGTTACAATAGCTAGATGAGAAAAACTCCTCCAGCCAGTTCCTGGAATACAGTCACAATGCAAATAATCTGTTACAATAATCAACATCATGTtataagaaatgttttaattgtttatCATCTTCAACATTCTTTAAAGCATTCTCATTTCTCAGGTTGCATTAATCAACCAAGTAGATAAATCCCTTATGTTCTGTGTGTTAGTATtctaggtagactgattcctttATTCCATTCTAGATAGTATAGATAAATATTATCCTCACTGTACTGTTGTATAAGTCAGGGAATGTAGGTGCAGGGGACTCAAAATTACTTTAGCTCACAAAAGCAAAGTGATAGCAAAGTATAAGTTTCCACTTGAAAGCTCATTGATTTCTGTCACTGTAGTGGATAGAGCCTAATGCTGAGAAACAGCTGTGCAAGCTCATGAGATTGGAAGAaccacatgctcacatgcaaGATAGGAAAATCTCCTGTTTTTGATTGTATTTTAAGGGAGAGAGACTAAGCAAACACATGAAGTTAGAGagagtcattcattcattgaggAACCCTCATTGAGGGAGCCTGTCTGTGAGATGGCCAGGTTTTCATGTCCTTACCAGTTCACACAGATGCTATGTGATGCCTGGTTGTGTGAGAGACTTCTATAGGAGGTCTTCTCCTACCAAGTCTTCCCAACACCTTCTACTCTCTGGTTTTCTAATCTTGGGCAGATTCCCATTTCTCTGCCCAGGCCATTCCACTAGAAGCAATCCTGAGCCTAATTGTCTACTAGTTAGTGAAAACACTTTCCTCCTATAGGAACCTAAAACTGCCAGAACTTCACTCTCTCTGTGAAATTACAAGTAGATTAAAATCTGTGTCATAGTTTAGGAAGGTCatacttctttttattcttccaaTGAATAGTTATATATAATTGTACTATCAACAACTCCAGCCCAATCACTACATCTCTTTTAATTTTCCAAAGAAAGAGTTTTTGGAAGTCATCCCAACTCACCTTAGTGTCAACAAAGACAAGATTACTGTTCATGACTGAGCATCAGAGGTTCTCCAACAGTCAGGTTCTACTTGCAGGCAGCACAGCTGGACTTTTGAGGAATGCATAATTTTGAGTTTGTGTGCATGATTGGGTCTTTTCAGTTCACTCTCCCAAGAGACCCAGAGAAAAGAATAGAACCTTTGGGATTCTTGTGATAATTTCTGCACTTATAGTTCTTTAAACACTGGTGAGACTAAAGGAAAATAATATCATAGtttttcaaaaggcctttagggacagcacacacacaagacctgcCCAGGTTCAAACCAAATCAAATCCCAGCATTAAGAAGAGGAACAGAACATTTactcccatccctaaccaagatGCTATTGACAcccacagagaaagggaaaaccaattttctccattttttgttACTAGATATAGTAACGACACTCAAGGGTAGGCAggtcccatgcccaggagtagatgGTAAACATAAAACTAActacataatttttattgttttggtttaggtatttttgtcttattgaggttttgttttgattgttgtcatttgtttgtttgtttgtttggggaaggGAGGTGGTTCTAAGTACCTAGGATGAGTTTCAGGAAGGAAAAAATTGactaaaatatattgtataaaaatttaaataaaaataagaaaaatggctGGGCgttgggggcacatgcctttaatcccagcactcgggaggcagaggcaggcagatctctgtgagttcgaggccagcctggtctccagagcgagtaccaggataggctccaaagctacacagagaaaccctgtcccgaaaaaaaaatgatactgaTGTTTTATGTGTTCTTCTACATATATCTTATGAACAATAGCTTTGATAGTCatataaatgtttttcatttcatttatttgatcCCAGGTTAATATTACCACTTTTATCATCTattgtacacacatgcaaatgtatATACATTAATATACACAGACACTTATATGTACTCATAGTTtacaaaaattttgaaaaagccagagacagagaaggtCAGACACAGATTCATATATTTTGTAAAAAGTTACACTGTGGTGTgttctatttagtttatatttaTTCTGAGTTTATcaattatttaatatgtatagaAAATGCATGtttgcataaacacacatacttGCTCTTTTGAACTTGGCAATCAGTGCTATATATACTTTCATATACTTCATTGGTTAGATTTTCTCTTAAACATTTCCTTGTGCAAAGATTGATACTGAAGGGATttggaaaacaaatttaaatgatTTTGTCATTTCAGATAGTAAATACATCCAACCTAACTagccaacccagccacaaaaccatTGACCCATAAactgtcctgcctacaagatgttctggggcaatggtggctgAGAGCTTGTGGAAGTGAACAACAAATAACTGTTCTAACTTGAGGCCCAAGCCACAACAGGGAGCCCATGCATGatactgcctggatggccagggtCTGGATGCTGGATGGgtcagagacctagggtagaacctaACACAATTGGCAAAAACGTCAGTGAAATGAATCCTAATGCtattctgttatactcacagattgctgcctagcccaatcatcatcagagagaatTCCtctagcagctgatgggagcagatacagagatccacagccaaacattaggcagagagagagagcccaaatTGGATATTTCCAGCAGCTCCCTCCTCTTGGAGCTCAGTGAGCTTATAGAAGAATGATAGGAAGGACTGTTGGAGCCAAAAGGCCCAAGGACACCAGGACAATGTGTCCCACAGactcaactaaccagggctcataggaGTTCATAGGCAATCAGAGTCTGTATGGATTTGcactaggtcttctgcatatatgtttggtTATTTAGTTTGGGGTCTTTGTGAGACACCTAACAATGGGAGTACgggtgtctctgacttttttgccTCCTCTTGGAACCATTTTCCTCCTAGTGGGTTGCCTCATGCAGCTTTTATATGAGGGTTTGAGCCTTGTCTTATTGCattttgttatgctgtgtttggtttaTATCCCTAGAAGATCTGCTTTTTTGgaagggaaatgaaggagcagtGGATGTGAGGgacaagaagaggaggggtggctaggggcaggtaggatgttgggagggaggggaggcaaaagaagaagggattgacatctgaagcaagcttgttgctaatttgaacaataaaatattttttaaaagcaccgCTGACTGAGAAGACACTCAAGAGCATTTGTCACATTAGCACACAGTCACGTTGTGTCAGCTGGATTTTCTTTACCAATTTTGGTCTATACCTGTGCatcaaaaaatattaatttgtgtGACTAAAggaatttttatcttttctatgtAGTTTTAGCTATGAAGAATGGGCCTAAATTAGTTTTGTAATGAAAAACACAGTCATTAAAAGgatgtatttgaaaaaaaaaagaagagggtagctgagagaagtggagggaagggaggctgtagttggaatgtattgtatgatagaagaataagtaaaatgaaaaaataataaatatagacaaattttattttaacatagcCTAATTTCTTTTGTCCTAATACACTCCCCTATGACCAATGACTAAATCAGAAGGCTGTTCTTAAACTTAATTTCTAGTCCTGACTTGGCTCTTTTCTATATTGTAAACTCTATTGACACATGCTTACTCGTAGTCCTAAGGTAGTTAGTGCTTGATGTTTTTCCCTTTCAATTAATGTACAAATTATGGGCTCTGTTCAAGTAGTCTCAGTGATCTTAGCTTCTCACATAATCTGCCTTCCTCTAAGTGTTCTCTTATGTCCACTGGGTTGTATTCCATTGAATCACGGTGAGTATCTACACACTACTTGCATCTATTAAGTGACTCACCCTGATTTAGTTTGCTAAGTCTGGATATTACACATCAGACCAATCGAAGATAAAAAtcatggaaaaccaaaaaagttaaGGAGGAGCTTAGGatagctcaggagttaagaggGTTTGCTTATCTCACacaagaccagagtttgattcctagcacccatgttgggtacTTCACAACTGCTTGAAACTACAGTTCCTGGAGACCATACACTTTCTTGTTGCCTCCATAGTTGCCTGTAGTCACAAAGACACAcatcaatataaataaaaaataaaatttaaagttaaagaaTTAGTTAAAATTATATCATAAGGTAAACTTGCAATTCTCAACTATCCCTAGCCATCTTAGCACAATAACCCTTCATAGCTTTTCTGTATTCCACAGCAATTAGTGTTGTATGCTGACCTTcagtaaaaagttttaaaaaagaaaaagaaacacaaaagagaaaaatcccaGGACTTCTGCCTATTTTGTTCAGAGATACCCCTCCATGACAAAAGGAAACCCAAGAACTATGGTGAtaataattagtaaaaaaaatagacattaaTAGATATAAAGATATACAAATTGTCAAAAGCATGTATAGAAAtacatgttatttaaaatatctttattaatgtttcttttctttttgtttaaatttgaaaGTTTATTTGT
The DNA window shown above is from Cricetulus griseus strain 17A/GY chromosome 3, alternate assembly CriGri-PICRH-1.0, whole genome shotgun sequence and carries:
- the LOC100770882 gene encoding olfactory receptor 52N2, encoding MSGANSSSLTPEFFVLNGIPGLEDAHVWISLPFCFMYMIAVVGNCGLMYLIGHEEALHRPMYYFLTLLSFTDITLCTTTVPNTLCIFWFNLKKIGFKACLAQMFFVHTFTATESGMLMLMALDRYVAICYPLRYGTILTNPVIAKASLATFLRSVAFILPFTFLTKRLPYCRGNTIPHAYCDHMSVAKISCGNVKVNAIYGLLVALVVCAFDIFCITVSYTMILRAVMNLSSADARHKAFSTCTSHICAIVITYVPAFFNFFTHRFGGHTIPHHIHIIVANLYLLLPATMNPIVYGVKTKQIRESVIKFFSGDKSGITEIKGLQNK